From a region of the Candidatus Zixiibacteriota bacterium genome:
- a CDS encoding DUF523 and DUF1722 domain-containing protein has translation MVSNNSRQIKIGVSTCLLGQNVRYDGGHKHDRFLTESLGRFVRFVPICPELEVGMGVPREAVNLVGNPETPRMVGNNTGEDWTDRMNEFCKRRVRRKDVQALCGYILKRKSPSCGMERIKIYNEESGMPTGAGQGLFAADLMRAYPYLPVEEEGRLNDPGLRDNFIVRVFALYRWKELNRQPFSRNRMVEFHTRHKYLLLAHNPQMYREMGRLVAAVKEIPPAQFKEQYRDLFMRTLSYRATTRKNVNVLQHIVGFIKKQMSVDEKRDVRQAIEDYHSELVPLIVPITLIRHFIHKYGIDYILAQVYLSPHPKELMLRNHL, from the coding sequence TTGGTAAGTAACAATTCACGACAAATCAAGATCGGCGTGAGCACCTGTCTGCTCGGACAGAATGTGCGCTACGACGGCGGTCACAAACACGATCGTTTTCTGACCGAGTCGTTGGGACGATTCGTCCGCTTCGTGCCGATCTGCCCCGAACTCGAAGTCGGTATGGGAGTGCCGCGCGAAGCAGTCAATCTGGTAGGCAATCCCGAAACTCCTCGCATGGTCGGTAATAATACCGGTGAAGACTGGACCGACCGCATGAACGAATTTTGTAAACGCCGGGTACGGCGCAAAGATGTCCAGGCCCTGTGCGGGTATATTTTGAAACGTAAGTCTCCTTCGTGTGGAATGGAGCGGATTAAAATTTACAACGAAGAAAGCGGCATGCCGACCGGAGCCGGCCAGGGCTTATTTGCCGCTGATTTGATGCGTGCCTATCCGTATCTCCCGGTTGAGGAGGAGGGGCGATTGAACGATCCGGGGCTGAGGGACAATTTTATCGTGAGAGTCTTTGCCCTCTATCGCTGGAAGGAGTTGAATCGACAACCTTTCAGTCGCAACCGCATGGTGGAATTCCACACCCGTCACAAATATCTGCTACTGGCGCACAACCCGCAGATGTACCGCGAAATGGGACGATTGGTTGCGGCGGTCAAGGAAATACCCCCGGCGCAGTTCAAAGAGCAGTACCGCGACTTGTTCATGCGCACGCTCTCTTATCGCGCCACCACCCGCAAGAATGTCAACGTACTGCAGCATATTGTCGGTTTTATCAAGAAGCAGATGTCGGTGGACGAAAAGCGCGATGTGCGCCAGGCAATCGAAGATTACCATTCCGAGTTAGTGCCGCTGATCGTCCCGATAACGCTGATACGGCATTTTATCCACAAGTACGGCATCGACTACATCCTGGCGCAGGTCTATCTCAGCCCTCATCCCAAAGAGTTGATGCTGCGCAATCACCTGTAG
- a CDS encoding HYR domain-containing protein, whose protein sequence is MKKVIHAFLLAGLLLASRGSAQTNITIPRLMGAQLGQNVLFDLTLDNPSGAELGGFDLLVVAHEGLTLQSVTAGEIIANCDWEYFTYSQEYQTCLRMVAIADVNNGSTHPWCYGADGGVLAHLGYEIGVNPELEEEYLSLKWIWYDCGDNSLSTRLGDSLYISSHVYDFNGFIQEEITGDSSFPTGAGAPSTCGTGGSGNMTRTVDFYNGGVSAFIPDTFPPVAICPGDTTVPCELDECGAIVEFEAQVSDNRPGATISCYPSSGSWFAAGANDVVCVAIDSVGNVDSCDFTITVQDNQPPQLLLPDPITQSSDPGECGAIVAFSVTALDNCGIATTNIRPSSGSLFPVGSTYVRCITIDYAYIPVIDSFLVTVYDDEEPHAVCPEDIIVPADPNSCGAIVTYAVTPEDNCEASGMCQPSSGSFFPIGTTPVKGRVVDRYGLSDSCFFSVTVVDTQPPVLTPQEDITVAAELNRCGANVVFFLQVSDNCIGASLTATPSSGSFFPVGTTTVEVAATDASGLTDTMLFNVTVVDEQPPILSCPDLIEVVNDSGLYGAYVQYGLTASDNCGNPELIPDPPDGSYFEIGSHLVQAIAVDEASLADSCQFTVRVTLNDPDGDNLPDFDDNCPSVYNPLQEDGDLDGVGDVCDNCPNHSNADQADSDNDETGDLCDNCPDNYNPEQVDTDSDGAGDPCDPCPVDPEDDGDQDSYCADQDNCPDVSNPDQADNDQDGIGNACCCMHRADINHSGASSPDIADLVYLVTYMFSGGELLPCPAEADVNGDGGLDPDISDLVYIVSFMFSNGPAPVACP, encoded by the coding sequence ATGAAAAAGGTAATCCATGCTTTCCTATTGGCCGGTCTTCTTCTGGCCAGTCGGGGATCCGCACAAACCAATATCACGATACCCCGCCTCATGGGCGCTCAATTGGGGCAAAACGTCCTTTTTGATCTTACTCTGGACAATCCCTCGGGTGCTGAATTGGGCGGTTTCGATTTACTTGTGGTCGCCCATGAAGGTCTGACACTTCAGTCGGTGACGGCGGGTGAAATCATTGCCAACTGTGACTGGGAGTATTTTACATATAGCCAGGAATATCAGACCTGCCTTCGTATGGTAGCCATCGCCGATGTCAACAACGGTTCGACTCACCCCTGGTGCTACGGCGCCGACGGCGGCGTGCTGGCACATCTTGGATATGAGATCGGTGTTAATCCCGAGCTCGAAGAAGAATATCTGTCACTCAAATGGATCTGGTACGACTGCGGCGACAACTCGCTTTCCACCCGTCTCGGTGACAGTTTGTACATCTCGTCCCACGTATATGATTTCAACGGTTTTATTCAGGAAGAAATCACGGGAGATTCTTCATTCCCGACCGGCGCCGGAGCGCCCTCCACATGCGGGACCGGAGGCAGCGGCAATATGACCCGTACGGTCGATTTCTACAATGGCGGGGTTTCGGCTTTCATCCCGGATACATTCCCGCCGGTAGCGATCTGTCCCGGTGATACCACCGTCCCGTGTGAGCTGGATGAATGCGGAGCTATCGTTGAATTTGAGGCACAAGTGAGTGACAATCGCCCCGGAGCAACCATCAGTTGTTATCCATCATCGGGAAGTTGGTTTGCGGCCGGAGCCAACGATGTTGTCTGCGTTGCGATCGACTCGGTTGGCAATGTCGACAGTTGTGATTTCACCATCACCGTTCAGGACAATCAACCGCCGCAACTGTTGTTACCCGACCCGATCACGCAGTCATCCGATCCCGGCGAATGCGGCGCGATAGTAGCTTTCTCCGTAACGGCACTGGATAATTGCGGCATCGCCACGACCAACATCCGTCCCTCCTCGGGCTCACTCTTTCCGGTCGGTTCTACCTACGTCCGGTGCATCACTATTGACTATGCCTACATTCCGGTCATCGATAGTTTTCTGGTCACCGTCTACGATGACGAGGAACCTCATGCCGTTTGCCCGGAAGACATTATCGTTCCGGCCGATCCCAACTCATGCGGGGCAATTGTCACATACGCCGTCACTCCCGAGGACAATTGTGAAGCCTCCGGCATGTGCCAGCCGTCATCGGGCAGCTTCTTCCCTATCGGCACGACTCCGGTTAAAGGACGAGTGGTAGATCGTTATGGCCTGTCCGATTCCTGCTTTTTCAGCGTTACCGTTGTCGATACACAACCGCCGGTGCTGACGCCTCAGGAAGATATCACGGTCGCGGCGGAATTGAACCGATGCGGCGCCAACGTGGTCTTTTTTCTGCAGGTGAGCGATAATTGTATCGGTGCATCGTTGACGGCCACCCCGTCATCCGGTAGTTTTTTCCCGGTTGGTACGACTACCGTCGAGGTCGCGGCTACCGATGCGAGTGGTTTGACCGATACGATGTTATTCAACGTCACGGTCGTTGACGAGCAACCGCCGATCTTGTCATGTCCCGACCTGATCGAGGTGGTCAACGACTCCGGCCTTTACGGTGCGTACGTGCAATACGGCCTGACAGCTTCGGACAATTGCGGCAATCCCGAGTTGATCCCGGATCCTCCCGACGGCAGCTATTTCGAGATCGGAAGCCATTTGGTTCAGGCGATAGCCGTGGATGAGGCCAGTCTTGCCGATTCCTGTCAATTCACGGTAAGGGTCACACTCAACGATCCTGACGGCGACAATCTTCCCGATTTCGACGACAATTGCCCCTCGGTTTATAATCCGCTTCAAGAGGACGGCGATCTCGACGGTGTCGGTGATGTTTGCGATAACTGCCCCAATCACAGCAACGCCGATCAAGCCGACTCCGACAATGACGAGACTGGCGATCTCTGCGATAACTGTCCGGACAATTACAATCCGGAGCAGGTCGACACCGATTCCGACGGCGCGGGTGATCCGTGTGATCCTTGTCCAGTCGATCCCGAAGATGACGGCGATCAGGACAGCTATTGTGCGGATCAGGACAACTGCCCGGATGTTTCCAATCCGGACCAGGCGGACAATGATCAGGACGGTATCGGAAACGCCTGCTGCTGCATGCATCGAGCCGATATCAATCACAGCGGCGCCTCCTCCCCCGATATCGCCGATCTTGTTTATCTGGTGACTTATATGTTTTCAGGCGGCGAACTGCTGCCTTGCCCGGCCGAGGCCGATGTGAACGGCGACGGCGGACTTGATCCGGATATTTCCGATCTGGTCTATATCGTCAGTTTCATGTTCAGCAACGGCCCCGCCCCGGTTGCCTGTCCCTAG
- a CDS encoding SDR family oxidoreductase has product MALNLSENRILITGAAGSLAKQLIYDLSRRGIKPVVHLRETSDSHYADKFNLEKRVMDLRQDTDPTPLVEGIDLVIHTAAWVNFRQDRLTQFTAINTFAAINLYKAAMRAGVKRFVHVSTVGAVGAVRRKDFGKDRERRDFTLVNEQQEYNLDGLRIPYLMTKRAAETELLKLAEDSPTELVIVCPSIIVAPSRTGDDYGKARKMFSRWLIPDLSNRLNLVDIRDVSTGLLAACEKGRHRERYLLAGDNIVIRALLLDVSSLIGKTPHLVRPPRPMLNCLSRWAVIWSKLFGKGKISFYPDIVRMLDYDWAYSSMKARTELGYTNRSIHLTLRDLLNNEMFGTWIKPAR; this is encoded by the coding sequence ATGGCTCTGAATCTCTCAGAAAATCGTATTCTCATAACCGGCGCGGCCGGGTCGTTAGCCAAGCAGTTGATATATGATCTCTCACGGCGAGGTATTAAACCTGTCGTTCATCTGCGTGAAACTTCCGACTCTCATTATGCTGACAAGTTCAATCTCGAGAAGCGGGTGATGGATCTTCGTCAGGACACCGATCCGACACCGCTGGTTGAGGGGATCGACCTCGTCATTCACACTGCCGCCTGGGTAAATTTCCGTCAGGATCGCCTTACCCAGTTCACGGCGATCAATACCTTTGCCGCGATAAATCTGTACAAGGCAGCGATGCGCGCCGGAGTCAAGCGGTTCGTTCATGTCTCAACGGTCGGAGCGGTCGGCGCAGTACGTCGTAAGGATTTCGGCAAGGACCGCGAACGGCGCGATTTCACCCTGGTCAACGAACAACAGGAATACAACCTGGACGGTCTGAGAATTCCATATTTAATGACCAAGCGCGCCGCCGAGACAGAACTGCTGAAACTTGCCGAGGACAGCCCGACCGAACTGGTTATAGTTTGTCCGTCGATTATCGTTGCCCCCTCGCGCACCGGCGACGACTATGGTAAAGCCCGTAAGATGTTCAGCCGCTGGCTCATTCCGGACTTGTCCAACCGCCTTAACCTGGTCGATATTCGCGATGTCTCGACCGGTCTTTTAGCCGCCTGTGAGAAAGGCCGCCATCGGGAGCGATACCTGCTGGCCGGCGATAATATCGTCATACGAGCATTGTTGCTCGATGTCTCCTCACTTATCGGGAAAACCCCGCATCTCGTTCGTCCGCCGCGGCCGATGCTGAATTGCCTCAGTCGCTGGGCTGTAATCTGGAGTAAGCTGTTCGGTAAAGGGAAGATATCATTTTACCCTGATATCGTCCGTATGCTCGATTACGATTGGGCTTATTCGAGCATGAAAGCCCGCACCGAACTCGGTTATACCAACCGCTCAATTCACCTGACCCTGCGCGATCTCCTGAACAACGAAATGTTCGGCACCTGGATCAAACCAGCCCGCTGA
- a CDS encoding DUF5989 family protein has translation MGFGSNFWQFLKTQKKWWLTPIVVVLLLLSLLIICTESSSLTPYVYSVF, from the coding sequence ATGGGTTTCGGGTCTAATTTCTGGCAGTTCCTTAAGACACAAAAGAAATGGTGGTTAACACCGATCGTAGTAGTGTTGTTGTTACTGTCCCTGTTGATTATCTGCACGGAGTCGTCATCGTTGACTCCTTACGTTTATTCGGTCTTCTAG
- a CDS encoding SGNH/GDSL hydrolase family protein, with translation MSQGNFNLGRKFVYSLLVFFALLLISEVGLKLAGNESRVTNRFFVLNRALDYPEVFARDHDLFWRLRPNRTVTSEFFEGKTYRINSRGLRGPEPTTEKTLPRLMAVGNSCTFGWGVGDSATYIARAGHYLDGRYEVINAGVPGYSSLQGCRFFERNLKDIRADIVFVMFGWNDQWAAAGGIADKDQKLPPEWILSLQNGLNRFGTYRVIRKIWLEAIEPNVDSLFDRDHIVYRVGIDESIRNVVQLCKAIKENGGMPVILTQPQPNLTDHPEAAPWAHPINYHKQLNNRLRQESAWLSIPMIDITAGFDEHPEFYDNPAEDFIHFNAAGHDYIGRRLAQFVSEEI, from the coding sequence GTGTCCCAGGGCAATTTTAATCTCGGACGGAAGTTTGTTTACAGCCTGCTGGTATTCTTTGCTCTTCTATTGATAAGTGAAGTGGGATTGAAGCTGGCCGGGAATGAGAGCCGGGTAACGAATCGCTTTTTCGTGCTCAACCGAGCGCTGGATTATCCTGAGGTATTTGCTCGTGACCACGACCTGTTCTGGCGTCTGCGGCCGAATCGTACGGTTACATCGGAATTCTTTGAAGGAAAAACCTATCGGATCAACAGCCGGGGACTTCGCGGTCCGGAACCGACCACGGAGAAAACTCTCCCGAGGTTGATGGCTGTAGGCAATTCGTGTACGTTCGGTTGGGGGGTGGGTGACTCGGCGACCTACATCGCTCGGGCGGGTCATTATCTCGACGGTCGCTACGAAGTGATCAACGCCGGTGTGCCGGGCTATTCTTCTCTGCAGGGATGCCGCTTCTTCGAGCGAAATTTGAAAGATATTCGGGCCGATATCGTCTTTGTCATGTTTGGTTGGAACGACCAATGGGCCGCAGCCGGGGGGATCGCCGACAAGGATCAAAAACTGCCGCCGGAATGGATTTTATCGTTACAAAATGGTCTTAACCGATTTGGTACCTACCGGGTGATCAGGAAAATCTGGCTGGAGGCTATTGAGCCGAACGTCGACTCGCTTTTTGACCGTGATCATATCGTCTACCGGGTCGGGATAGACGAATCGATCCGGAACGTTGTCCAACTCTGCAAGGCAATCAAAGAAAACGGGGGGATGCCGGTGATTCTCACACAACCCCAACCGAACCTGACTGATCATCCTGAGGCCGCACCCTGGGCGCATCCGATCAACTACCACAAGCAATTGAATAACAGACTTAGACAAGAATCCGCCTGGTTGTCGATCCCGATGATCGATATCACTGCCGGATTCGATGAACACCCCGAATTCTACGATAACCCGGCGGAGGATTTCATCCATTTCAACGCCGCCGGGCATGATTATATCGGGCGCCGTCTGGCGCAGTTCGTGTCCGAAGAGATTTAG
- a CDS encoding aminotransferase class V-fold PLP-dependent enzyme, giving the protein MNDQDAFKKVRALFPHAPKTVYFNAASYGPFARTVSAAISENLDLRMKARRDDSHDAFDNSAYLRKAYAKLIGASQDEVGIGLNTTHGINIAAFGLPLKRGDEIICSDVEFPAIIYTWREAARLRGLKIKQIPSVNRCFDLDILEKAISRRTRVVCVSWVQFFNGYKVDLKDLSEICRRHDLFLVVDGIQGMGVEPLNLRRLGVDIFASGCQKWMLSPQGCGFFYLSDRVRDKLSLPFVSWLAADWKVQFTDLFRYNLPISDAALSFEMGYYVTTNLIGMRAAVAMFESLGVRNIQKHNYALIDRLAAYIEQEPFYTITSSMEKAHRSSIFTFSCNDVEKLHHEILKAGIVLVQREGSVRASVHLYNNERDIDRLITVLKRFAQ; this is encoded by the coding sequence ATGAACGATCAGGACGCTTTTAAAAAAGTTCGCGCCTTGTTCCCACATGCGCCTAAGACAGTGTATTTCAACGCTGCTTCATACGGGCCGTTCGCCAGAACGGTGTCCGCCGCAATTTCCGAGAATCTCGACCTGCGCATGAAAGCCCGTCGCGATGATTCCCATGACGCCTTCGATAACTCCGCTTATCTTCGTAAGGCTTATGCCAAACTGATCGGAGCCTCGCAAGATGAAGTCGGGATAGGTCTTAACACCACCCACGGCATCAACATCGCCGCTTTCGGTTTGCCGCTCAAACGCGGGGATGAGATTATCTGCTCCGATGTCGAATTCCCGGCAATCATTTACACCTGGCGCGAGGCGGCACGGCTGCGAGGGTTGAAGATCAAACAGATTCCCTCGGTCAATCGCTGTTTCGATCTGGATATTCTTGAGAAAGCAATCAGTCGCCGTACCCGGGTGGTGTGTGTCTCCTGGGTGCAGTTTTTCAACGGCTATAAAGTCGATCTCAAGGACCTTTCCGAGATATGTCGCCGTCACGACCTGTTTTTAGTCGTCGACGGCATCCAGGGCATGGGAGTGGAACCGCTCAATCTCCGCCGACTGGGAGTCGATATTTTCGCTTCCGGATGTCAGAAATGGATGCTTTCCCCGCAGGGTTGCGGCTTTTTCTATCTTTCCGACCGAGTGCGCGACAAACTCTCACTGCCGTTCGTGAGCTGGCTGGCGGCCGACTGGAAAGTTCAATTCACCGATCTGTTTCGTTACAACCTGCCGATCTCCGACGCCGCCCTGAGTTTCGAAATGGGCTATTATGTGACGACAAACCTGATCGGGATGCGAGCGGCCGTGGCGATGTTCGAGTCACTCGGAGTGCGCAACATTCAAAAGCACAACTATGCCTTAATCGACCGCCTGGCCGCCTATATCGAACAGGAGCCGTTCTACACCATCACCTCATCCATGGAAAAGGCACATCGCTCCAGCATCTTTACATTTTCCTGCAACGATGTCGAGAAATTGCATCACGAGATTCTTAAGGCGGGGATCGTGCTGGTTCAGCGCGAGGGCTCGGTTCGCGCCTCGGTGCATTTGTACAACAACGAACGCGATATCGATCGTTTGATAACCGTTCTGAAACGATTCGCCCAATAG
- a CDS encoding SDR family NAD(P)-dependent oxidoreductase, which produces MLSLSHSVLITGANGFVGSRLCRRFLKEGFHVIAGVRRSSDISSLENLKVEYRYGDVNDPGSLDDLVAGVEYIVHNAGVVKAKREQTFFDINETGTRNLMEAIVRANAGVKRVVYISSLAAAGPAPASRPRTEDDPPEPITVYGRSKLAGERVALSFADKLPVTAVRPPGVYGPGDKEIFAFFQAVHGRLRPVIGKPDRKIQLVHVDDLANGIYHAATAEVSSGRVYFISEKNAYGMAELVALVGQAVGRKGLPLRLPGWLFRAIAFVSEMLFRLVGATPMLTREKAGELLAAWEVSTERARSEIGFESQIPFSEGARQTYQWYLQQGWLK; this is translated from the coding sequence ATGTTAAGCCTTTCCCACAGCGTTTTAATTACCGGAGCCAACGGCTTCGTCGGTTCCCGGCTGTGCCGTCGTTTCCTTAAAGAGGGCTTTCATGTAATAGCCGGTGTCCGCCGCAGCTCGGATATCTCCTCACTCGAAAATCTCAAGGTCGAATATCGCTACGGCGATGTAAACGACCCGGGAAGTCTGGACGATCTGGTAGCCGGAGTCGAATACATCGTCCATAATGCCGGAGTAGTTAAAGCCAAGCGCGAGCAAACATTTTTCGACATCAACGAAACCGGCACCCGCAATCTGATGGAAGCAATCGTCCGAGCCAATGCCGGCGTTAAGCGCGTTGTTTATATTTCATCGCTGGCCGCCGCCGGACCGGCTCCCGCGAGCAGACCTCGAACCGAAGACGACCCGCCGGAACCGATCACCGTTTACGGCCGCTCCAAACTGGCGGGAGAGCGAGTTGCATTGAGTTTCGCCGATAAGCTACCGGTTACAGCGGTGCGCCCACCTGGTGTTTACGGCCCCGGCGACAAAGAGATATTTGCCTTTTTCCAGGCGGTCCATGGAAGGCTTCGACCGGTAATCGGCAAACCCGACCGGAAAATTCAATTGGTACATGTCGATGATCTCGCCAACGGTATTTATCACGCGGCAACGGCGGAGGTCTCTTCGGGACGGGTCTATTTCATTTCCGAGAAGAACGCCTATGGTATGGCCGAATTAGTGGCGCTGGTTGGGCAAGCGGTGGGACGTAAGGGTTTGCCGCTGCGCCTGCCGGGATGGTTGTTCCGGGCTATCGCTTTCGTATCGGAAATGTTGTTTCGCCTGGTCGGGGCAACGCCGATGCTCACCCGTGAGAAGGCCGGTGAGTTGCTGGCGGCATGGGAGGTTTCCACCGAGCGTGCTCGATCCGAGATTGGATTTGAATCACAGATTCCTTTCTCCGAGGGAGCCCGGCAGACATATCAATGGTATCTACAGCAAGGATGGCTTAAATGA
- the amrB gene encoding AmmeMemoRadiSam system protein B, which translates to MERIRKPAAAGMFYPGSAGALSNTIAQLFAEAEHRSLGGSPLALIVPHAGYPYSGRIAAKAYKLLDGLTYDTVVIVAPSHTVFFQGCSVFDGDAYETPLGPIPIDNEIRERLTDISPGIYISNKGHATGSSRGEHAIEVQLPFLQIVLGNFKLVPIVMGDQEESTVRGLGEALASVLRNRSALMVASTDLSHFHDEKTARRLDSVARETVAAFDPSRLIEQLEDGETEACGGGPTAAVMFAAKRLGASDIEILDYTTSGETTGDFDQVVGYLSAAITTKKKIMPQAEIGAPPARPSHSDRIDEEAQEKLHDIARQAIAAHFKGHRFTPAADELSEIKRGAFVTLEIGGQLRGCIGQIRARLPLSDTIAEMAVAAAFEDPRFPALSEVEFEHVDIEISVLSPLVRVHDIKEIEVGRDGLLIKLDMHSGLLLPQVATEYGWTTEEFLEQTCLKAGLPRKSYLDKFAEIYRFSAQVF; encoded by the coding sequence GTGGAAAGAATCAGAAAACCGGCCGCCGCCGGAATGTTTTACCCCGGTTCCGCCGGAGCCCTGAGCAACACTATCGCCCAGCTTTTTGCCGAGGCTGAACACCGTTCTCTGGGAGGCTCTCCCCTGGCCCTGATCGTTCCCCATGCCGGATATCCCTATTCCGGTCGGATCGCCGCAAAAGCCTATAAGCTGCTCGATGGCCTCACCTACGATACGGTGGTGATTGTGGCCCCCTCTCATACCGTCTTTTTCCAGGGATGTTCGGTATTTGACGGTGATGCTTATGAAACACCGCTGGGTCCGATTCCGATTGACAATGAGATCCGGGAGCGTTTAACCGATATCAGCCCCGGCATCTACATTTCCAACAAGGGCCATGCAACCGGTTCCAGCCGCGGAGAACATGCTATTGAAGTGCAACTCCCGTTCCTCCAAATAGTCCTCGGGAATTTCAAGCTCGTTCCGATTGTCATGGGGGATCAGGAAGAAAGCACCGTACGCGGGCTGGGAGAAGCACTGGCGTCGGTTCTGCGTAATCGCTCGGCCCTGATGGTCGCTTCGACCGATCTTTCTCATTTCCACGATGAAAAAACCGCTCGCCGGCTGGACAGTGTCGCTCGTGAGACCGTGGCGGCCTTTGATCCCAGCCGCCTGATCGAACAGCTCGAGGACGGTGAAACCGAAGCCTGCGGCGGCGGCCCGACTGCGGCGGTGATGTTTGCCGCCAAACGCCTCGGAGCATCGGATATTGAGATTCTCGACTACACTACCTCAGGTGAAACCACCGGTGATTTCGATCAGGTGGTTGGATATCTCTCGGCTGCCATAACCACCAAAAAGAAGATCATGCCGCAAGCGGAGATAGGCGCTCCACCGGCTCGTCCCAGCCACAGCGACCGGATTGACGAGGAAGCTCAGGAGAAGTTGCACGATATCGCTCGTCAGGCAATTGCGGCCCATTTCAAGGGACACCGGTTCACTCCGGCGGCCGATGAGCTGTCCGAGATCAAACGGGGGGCATTCGTTACGCTCGAAATCGGCGGACAACTGCGCGGTTGTATCGGTCAGATCAGAGCTCGCCTGCCTCTTAGCGATACTATTGCCGAAATGGCCGTGGCCGCGGCGTTCGAGGATCCTCGCTTTCCGGCTCTGTCGGAGGTTGAATTCGAACATGTCGATATCGAGATTTCCGTGTTGTCTCCGCTGGTGCGTGTGCACGATATCAAGGAAATCGAAGTGGGCCGCGACGGCCTCCTGATTAAGCTCGATATGCACTCCGGTCTGCTGCTGCCGCAGGTTGCCACCGAATACGGCTGGACAACCGAGGAATTTCTCGAACAAACCTGTCTCAAGGCCGGACTGCCTCGTAAGTCGTATTTGGACAAGTTCGCTGAAATCTACCGCTTCTCGGCCCAGGTGTTCTGA
- a CDS encoding serine/threonine-protein kinase, with the protein MPIFVKSEPLFSVINLMELEIPKRLHQYQIAEELGRGTHGVVYQAIEPLYQRLVTVKLLTPDPEHPDEWRRRRCHSLKAARELNHVNICRLLDFAPFEDSLIAVYEHVDGHTLESELAEGPISLDRFFDLAGQIATGLGYAHENDVTHGNLHPGNIMIAEDGVVKLLDFGLPRLRCRNAGIPPAGYPAEMLPYCSPEEIADDSVGNMADLFSTGVVFYRMLSGILPFSSPDPIQLEEMILHEDPDLKLLRSSGAPSEMILLLESLMSKRKKDRPASARELVITLQSIQQFEERFSNVADDGRRSASPRTYLAMSAVFVVLLILWSLLAGRD; encoded by the coding sequence ATGCCGATTTTTGTCAAGTCGGAGCCTTTATTTTCCGTTATTAATCTTATGGAGCTAGAAATCCCGAAACGGCTGCATCAATATCAAATTGCCGAAGAGCTGGGCCGAGGTACGCACGGCGTTGTCTATCAGGCAATTGAACCTCTTTATCAGCGACTGGTGACGGTCAAATTGCTGACTCCCGATCCGGAACATCCGGATGAGTGGCGTCGGCGAAGGTGCCACAGCCTGAAAGCCGCCCGGGAGCTGAACCATGTCAACATTTGCCGTCTGCTGGATTTTGCGCCGTTTGAGGACAGCCTGATTGCTGTCTACGAACATGTCGATGGTCATACCCTCGAATCGGAATTGGCCGAAGGGCCCATCTCGCTGGATCGTTTCTTCGATCTTGCCGGTCAGATTGCAACCGGGCTCGGGTATGCTCACGAAAATGATGTAACTCACGGTAATCTTCATCCCGGCAATATCATGATTGCTGAGGATGGGGTAGTCAAACTGCTCGATTTCGGCTTGCCGCGTTTACGTTGCCGCAATGCCGGTATTCCCCCGGCTGGATATCCGGCCGAGATGTTGCCGTACTGCTCACCCGAGGAAATTGCCGATGACTCCGTTGGGAATATGGCCGACCTGTTCAGTACGGGGGTGGTGTTTTACCGCATGCTCAGCGGAATTCTTCCTTTTTCGAGCCCGGATCCAATCCAGCTCGAAGAGATGATTTTACACGAGGACCCGGACCTCAAGCTCCTACGTTCCTCCGGCGCCCCGAGTGAAATGATCCTCCTGCTTGAAAGCCTCATGTCCAAACGCAAGAAAGACCGCCCGGCTTCTGCCCGTGAGTTGGTCATTACTCTTCAGAGTATTCAGCAGTTCGAAGAACGGTTTAGCAATGTCGCGGACGATGGACGCCGCTCGGCATCACCCCGTACATATCTGGCTATGTCAGCCGTTTTCGTAGTTTTGCTGATTCTCTGGAGTCTCCTGGCCGGTCGCGACTAA